A region of Ictidomys tridecemlineatus isolate mIctTri1 chromosome 4, mIctTri1.hap1, whole genome shotgun sequence DNA encodes the following proteins:
- the Qrfp gene encoding orexigenic neuropeptide QRFP — protein MEGGRLGAYKAGLPDRDPKELRQAQCQAGTPLPGVAGGMLQSHYSEDEPALLTLGHYQKVSSGRRERLSVKADASREHGRDPLPLSSGQVGSRLSVPFLLLLPLGACFPLLDTREPTDTGGAIAAGMSWAHLAQGSRPHFVWGPSRWPRAPHAQAPLARAEGLPASGGGQAGLRLARQDGSEAAGEKAGGPLGSLAEELSGYSRKKGGFSFRFGRRRRARRSRGAAPHVSPALLLQPPRPRLREDGAFPSSGAEQGTARCALAFDF, from the exons ATGGAGGGGGGACGCCTGGGGGCCTATAAAGCTGGCCTCCCAGACAGGGACCCCAAGGAGCTCCGCCAAGCCCAGTGCCAGGCAGGGACGCCCCTCCCGGGAGTAGCCGGCGGCATG CTTCAGAGCCACTACTCAGAGGACGAGCCAGCTCTGCTCACCCTCGGTCACTACCAAAAAGTCTCCTCTGGGCGAAGAGAGCGGCTTAGTGTCAAGGCAGACGCGTCCCGGGAG CACGGCCGTgaccctctccctctctcctctggtCAGGTGGGGAGCCGTCTCTCCgtgcccttcctcctcctgctgccactGGGAGCCTGTTTCCCTCTGCTGGACACGAGGGAGCCCACAGACACGGGGGGTGCCATCGCAGCCGGTATGAGCTGGGCCCACCTGGCCCAGGGGTCCAGACCCCACTTTGTGTGGGGGCCCTCCAGGTGGCCAAGAGCACCGCACGCACAGGCCCCGCTTGCCAGGGCCGAGGGGCTGCCAGCCTCCGGTGGGGGGCAGGCTGGCCTCCGCCTCGCCAGGCAGGACGGCAGTGAGGCCGCGGGCGAGAAGGCAGGTGGCCCGTTGGGGAGCCTGGCCGAGGAGCTCAGTGGCTACAGCAGGAAGAAAGGCGGCTTCAGCTTCCGCTTTGGCCGGCGTCGGAGGGCCAGGCGTTCTCGAGGGGCGGCGCCCCACgtctcccctgccctcctccttcagcctccgaGACCCAGACTCCGAGAAGACGGGGCGTTCCCGTCGTCGGGTGCTGAGCAGGGGACGGCGAGGTGTGCGCTTGCTTTTGACTTCTAA